GCTGTGTGTGGCGGGTCGTTTTGCCGAATGCAGCCACAACATAACAATTTGTTTGTTACCGGCCGTCAGGGCCTTCCAGCAGTTTTCAGTTAAAATGATAAACAGTACTACTTTTTTCCTCCCTTTTTAAAACATATTTATCTGAGTGGGGTGTTTTGGAACGAGCTCGAGTAAACCCTTTTCAAAAACAGATGAAATTCATATTTAAATATGTCAAAAACTTCTAAAAAAAGGCATCTATGTATAAAAAACGTTCAATTTGCCATGTTTAAAAATCTGACATCTAAATTGTAGCCGGATCCTAAGTTTTGATTTAGGGTGTGGTTAAGTCTCAGCCGACTGAGACTTAACCAAGTCTTGATCAAGTGACACAATGtataagaagaaaaagaaaaaaaacatgtAATGGAAAACTTTGTACGAATCTCCATGCAAGATCAAAggaatatactccctccgtcctgaaatacttgtcggagaaatgaatgtatctagatgtattttaattctagatacatccattttcatCCATTtatgcgacaagtaattccggacggatcGAGGGAGTAGTATCGATTGAGACATAGCGAAGCCTCGGTCGACTAAGACTTAGCAATCCCGTTTGAGTTATATGCAACAAAAAGTATACCATCGGATTTGCATTCGAAGGAAGTTTCAAGTGTGATGACTTTTGTGACACTTTGTTAGTCAAATTAGTGGCCGAAGTTAGGTTTAAACTCGAGGGCCATATATTTTAGGATGAGATTATTTGTAAAAAGGAATATCTACCGCCCGATGGTCGCAAACTTGATCCCCTCGTACACAAGCACCCCAAAGGCAAAACGGCAGAGTACATAAGAATCATGACACAAGGTTCAGAAATTTGGGTTTGCTATTTCTCAGTCGATTGATAAATAATTAATCATTTCTACATCACCTTTTTTTTTGCGCATACATTTCTACATCACCTTGAGAATCTTATGATCCGGTTTCGGGATTATTGCAAGTGCAAAAGGATGGGAATATTGATCCAACAGGTATCAAAACAATTGTTTATAAGTCAACTTGAGTCATAGTCACCACATGAGGATTATTAGAACATCTTCGTTAGAAATTGCCCCCGTGAGTAGTATATATTAACGAAAGTAGCCATATTTTGCTCAGGCTGCTGCATGTTTTAGAGAGGACGTGCTAGTGCTACAAAGGCCGAGAAAGCACAGAAAACGAACCTAACCCTCCAAGCGACATGGTAGTGACATTTCGCCAAAGcagaaaaaggagaagaagggGCTAGCCACTCCTTTCCGGTGCATCAAAAAAAGAGGAGCATAGTGCCAAGCAAGAATGACAACAAGCGATCCCCTATCCCCTAGACGTGATTACGAACGCGCACTGCCGTTGCCGTTGCTTTTATTTGGCTTCTCATGTACTACTACGTACTGCCGTTGCCGACCTGACCTACCTATCCGTTTCCCTTCTCGTGCTTGCCCTGTGCGCCCCTATCCTATATGCGCACTGGCGCGGACGCCTTCCTATGGTCTATGGAGCGGGTCCATGGCCTGCACTGCTGCAACGGCAGCTCCAACGGCCTACGCGAGGGAAGCGGAGGAGAGAGCGCGTAGGCCATACCTTCCCGTGCTTATCTCCGATGAAGACgtggagcaggaagaagcagagccAGACGACGACGAGCACCGCCACGTCCTTCCACGGGAACCCCACGCCGGCGCCGGAGCCGCCATTGCGAGCCGCCTGGCCCCCGTCGTCCTCGGCGGGCTGCGGGAGGCCGCCGAGCAGCAGGGGCTCCTTGTGGTCGTgacgcgcggcggcggcgggggcgccggcgccggcgctcTCGGACCGCCAGATCTTGGCCCCGGCGCGGCACGTCTTGGCGGTGCAGAAGGCGAGGAACAGCGAGAAGAGCGCGGTGATGAGCCACTCCGGGAACATGACGTTGCACACCACCCCGATGCTGACGCCCAGGAGCAGGCACGGCTGGAACAGCAGCGCGATGTCGTAGTCGATCAGCGCCGGCCGGCCCCGCGCGCGCCAGAGGTTGTAGAGCACGTTGGACGCGGCGCCGCCGGTGACCATGAAGGAGGAGTAGGTGGTGGCGCGCTTCAGGGTCAGCCCCGCCACCAGGTTCAGGATGGGCAGGAACAGCGACCCGCCCCCGACGCCGCCGGCGCTCGACACGGACGCCGCCAGGAAGGCCAGGACCCACGCCAGGACGGTGTGCCGGCGCACGCCCCCGGCGCCGCCGGCGTGCGAGGACGCGTCGGACAGGTAGTGCTCCCGCCATTGCGAGAGCCGGGTCAGGAGGTGGTGGCCGGGGTGTGAGTGTGACGAGGTGGAGTTGGACgccgcggcggcggagaggaAGCAGATGGAGGTGGCGGCGACGAGGAGAGGGATGACTCGAGTAGTCCACGACATGTTTTGTCTCGCTCGCTCTGCTTGTTGCAGAATGTTTTGGGTGCTCTGTGTGGGTGTGGGAGGCGAGAGGCGAGATGCTCGTGCCTTGCGGCTGCAGGTTTTATATGCGGGTCTGGGTGTGCGTGACACGAAAAGACTGGGTTATGAAAAGGATTTGAATCGTTACAAATGCAGAAAATTAGCTTCAGAtctaaagaaaaaaaaaagatatgTGCCACTTCAAGACGTCCCCATTTTATTCGAATGTCAAAACGTCCCAATTGCAAATGTCCACTCAGTTACATGGAAGTGCATATAACACCACTATGTTCGTGCAAATAAAAATTATGACAATAGTAACACTACATGTTCCCCGCaaaaattttaaaaaacattATGACACTACAATACTAGTATTATCTTTTATCTGGCCCAATTATAATGTCTAGTGAAGATACCAAAACGCTCGTTCTCTTCCTCGTTGTATAGGTTTCTTGAGATCAAAAGACCATATCCGTACAACCAGACGGCTCAGAGTTGTAAATAACACTGAATAATTGTTTTTCAGTACAACCTTCGTCGACCAAGGTTGTCAACGCTTGAAATCTATTTTCTCCCGCTTTGTGGATGAGAACAACCACGACGCAAGTGCGTGTGCAGAATCTGAAAGGAGGGGGCGTATACCCAGCGAGCAGAAAATAGCTAATGGAGAAAAGGAGATAATATGATTTGATCAAAAGCTTCCAAGAAACCAGAAATTGCTAATGGAGGTCGGATTCTGTGGAGCCCGAAATAAATCAAGAATCAACTTTTCAAGTTTcaaaaaatctgatttttttaTACATGTACACATATCTATGTACATGGGTATTTTCTGAATCTTTTGAAACTTAAAAGGTTGGCTTTCAATTTTTACAAAAAATCAGGCTCCATTGAGCCAAAAATCCTCACTCCCAATAACCAGAACTCTTTCGGCCTGGAAAAGGCAATATTTCCTTATTTATCTTGTAAATATTTTCTGATACCAATATTATGCAAACAAAATAATAATTTACTACTGTACGTAGCAACTTAAACTTCGTCAGGAACTAATCGTTCCTTGTTTGACTTGGTGAGTATCGACAGCACAACATAATTAACCGGTGGTATTGGTCCAGTTGCAACACAGTTTACCAGAACTGACAGGAAATCTCTAGTAGTTGCCACCGACACATATGCACATAAATATTCACAAATTAAGG
The Aegilops tauschii subsp. strangulata cultivar AL8/78 chromosome 3, Aet v6.0, whole genome shotgun sequence genome window above contains:
- the LOC109749547 gene encoding sulfite exporter TauE/SafE family protein 5 → MSWTTRVIPLLVAATSICFLSAAAASNSTSSHSHPGHHLLTRLSQWREHYLSDASSHAGGAGGVRRHTVLAWVLAFLAASVSSAGGVGGGSLFLPILNLVAGLTLKRATTYSSFMVTGGAASNVLYNLWRARGRPALIDYDIALLFQPCLLLGVSIGVVCNVMFPEWLITALFSLFLAFCTAKTCRAGAKIWRSESAGAGAPAAAARHDHKEPLLLGGLPQPAEDDGGQAARNGGSGAGVGFPWKDVAVLVVVWLCFFLLHVFIGDKHGKGVISIKPCGVAYWLATVSQVPFAVAFTAYIIYAKRKKQAAHRHEDGKANSSVHTKTESLPALALPLAAFVTGSLSGLFGIGGGLLLNPVLLQIGIPPQTAAATSSFMVLFCASMSMVQFILLGMDGIGEASVYAGICFFASIAGVVLIERVVRKSGRVSMIVFLVTAIMALSTVIVTCFGALDVWTQYTGGAYMGFKLPC